One Desulfobotulus mexicanus genomic window, GGCCCTTACTCCTTATCTTATGGGTTTGTAATTATTCAGTACATTTTTCTAAGGACCGTAACTGTAAGTCAGATGCACAGACACCCAGGCCATTTTCCCGTGACGAAAGGATTGCAAGGTCACTTGCAAACAGCCAGCGTGCCTTAGGGGTGTGGATATCTTTTGGTGCTATGAAGAAAACTTCAGAAAAAGATTTTTTCCAGATCCGACAGATTTGCTGCAAAATAATCAGCCCCTGCCTTTTCCAGCTCTCTCCTGCTACCGTATCCGAAACCCACACCCAATGATGCTATACCGTTTTTACGGGCTCCTATCACATCATGCTCCCTGTCACCGATCATGAGGGTTTTCTCTTTCTCGATATCGTGGCGATTAAAAATATGGCGGATCACAGAGGCTTTTTCACATCGACTGCCATCCAGCTCACTGCCCACAACTTCTTCAAAGTAGCTAGAAAGTCCGAAGGTGTCCGTAATGGTTTTTGCAAAAACCGTGGGCTTGGATGTGGCCACAAAGAGCTTTTTTTTCTTCTGTACAAGGCGGCTCAGAATGTTGTCTATGCCATCAAAACGCAGATTTTCAAAAATCCCCCTGTCACTAAAATATTCCCTGTAATACACAATGGCTTCCATGGCCTTCTCTTCATTGAAAGCATAGTGTGCCATAAACGAGTGTTTCAGGGGCGGACCTATAAAATGGATCAGATCATTCAGATTTTCTTCGATTATGCCCATTTTATTGAGGGCATACTGCACGGACCTGGTAATCCCCTCTTTGGGATCGGTGAGGGTTCCGTCCAGATCAAAAAGAAAGACATCAAACTTTTCACATAAGTGCATGATTATTCCATAAAAAATATAAATGCAGAAAAGGCTTAAAAATATACCCTCTGCAACGGGTTTTCAGATTGTTTCTTTTGCTTCCGGGCGAAAGATAAGGTCAAATCTATTCTTCGAAACCAATGGCCTGAACCTCTTCCGCCTCGGAACTGTCATCAAAAACAGCCCTGCGGATTATTTTATCGGCAATTTCATTGAGGTGAGCTGTCAGTTCCTTATCCAGAGCCAGAAACTGGGGCCAGAGGGTTTCTTCCACAAAGGTTTTTGAAACCATGACCATAACAGTTGTATATCTCTGCCTGAAACGTCGGTAGGGTTTCAGGTCATAACGCCTCAGCAGGGCCAGAAATATTCTTCTGGACCATATGTTCTGCATGGAAAATTTATATTCAACGGGCGGGTCCACCTTTTTTATCTGATCAAGTCTGTCTTTGA contains:
- a CDS encoding HAD family hydrolase, whose product is MHLCEKFDVFLFDLDGTLTDPKEGITRSVQYALNKMGIIEENLNDLIHFIGPPLKHSFMAHYAFNEEKAMEAIVYYREYFSDRGIFENLRFDGIDNILSRLVQKKKKLFVATSKPTVFAKTITDTFGLSSYFEEVVGSELDGSRCEKASVIRHIFNRHDIEKEKTLMIGDREHDVIGARKNGIASLGVGFGYGSRRELEKAGADYFAANLSDLEKIFF